One window from the genome of Crateriforma spongiae encodes:
- a CDS encoding ABC transporter ATP-binding protein — MVPSVHTGTGPCIELRRLHRFFGKTKAVNDISFSVDPGHVFGYIGPNGAGKTTSMRILATLDLPSYGDAFVDGFSVVNDPEYVRRRLGFMPDSFGTYRDVNCREYLDFFARAYGLSGDDRLRRLRWVLNFTGTEGMAEKPIRGLSKGMKQRLCLGRALIHDPAVLILDEPAAGLDPRARIQLRRMIRELADRGKTILISSHILTELAEICDTVGIIEQGQLLATGSVEQIQHQQASHRDLKIRILQRADQAARWLEPLDQVDSVVVDGELVRFEFHGDIQEQADLVAKLCGEGFLVAEIESHKKSLEDVFLQVTEGLVQ; from the coding sequence ATCGTTCCCAGCGTTCACACGGGCACCGGACCGTGTATCGAACTGAGGCGACTGCACCGGTTTTTCGGCAAAACCAAAGCGGTCAATGACATCTCATTTTCGGTCGATCCGGGCCACGTGTTCGGATACATCGGACCCAACGGCGCCGGAAAAACAACGTCGATGCGGATCCTGGCGACGCTGGATTTGCCCAGCTATGGCGACGCCTTTGTCGACGGCTTCAGTGTGGTCAACGACCCCGAATATGTCCGTCGTCGGCTGGGGTTCATGCCTGATTCGTTCGGCACCTATCGCGATGTGAACTGTCGCGAGTACTTGGACTTCTTCGCACGAGCCTATGGGTTGTCCGGCGACGATCGTCTGCGGCGTTTGCGTTGGGTGTTGAACTTCACCGGCACCGAGGGCATGGCCGAAAAACCCATTCGTGGGCTCAGCAAAGGCATGAAGCAACGTTTGTGTTTGGGGCGTGCCCTGATTCATGATCCGGCAGTTTTGATTTTGGACGAACCGGCGGCCGGACTGGACCCGCGAGCACGAATTCAATTACGGCGGATGATTCGTGAATTGGCCGACCGAGGAAAAACGATTCTGATCAGCAGTCACATTTTGACCGAACTAGCGGAAATCTGTGACACCGTTGGCATCATCGAACAAGGACAATTGTTGGCAACGGGGTCGGTCGAACAGATCCAACACCAACAGGCGTCGCACCGCGACTTGAAGATTCGAATTTTACAACGTGCCGATCAGGCCGCCCGTTGGTTGGAGCCTTTGGACCAAGTGGATTCCGTGGTGGTCGACGGCGAATTAGTGCGTTTTGAATTTCACGGCGACATTCAAGAACAAGCGGATTTGGTAGCCAAGTTGTGCGGTGAGGGTTTCCTGGTCGCCGAGATTGAATCTCATAAGAAAAGTCTGGAAGACGTCTTTCTGCAAGTCACCGAAGGGTTGGTGCAGTAG